GCTAACACCGGCATCTCTAAAATATTGGAGAACAAATGGTATGTGGATGAATTGTACGATGCTGTCATCGTAAAGCCACTTATCGCTTTATCCCGTTTCTTCCAGGACGTGATCGAACGTTCGGGTATTGACGGATTGGTGAACGGTGTTGGTAAAGGCGTAAAATGGAGCGGCCGCCAGGCGAGACTGTTGCAAAACGGTCTGGTAGGCTTCTACATCTTTGCGATGGTATTAGGTATGATCCTCCTGTTAGTGATCAGTATGTTTTTATAATAGTTGGTAGTAAGATAAATTATGTTGACAGTATTACTAATATTGATCCCTTTGGTAGCAGGCCTGATCGCATTCGGCCTTAAAGGGACGGGCGCTAAGGTGCTGAGTTTAATTGCTTCCATTGCCACCCTGGCAGTGGGCGTTGGCGCCTGGGCACAGTTCGGGTCGCAGGGGGCGGAGAGCCTTCGCTTCACGGCTGAATGGATTCCACAGCTGGGCAGCCAGTTTAACGTAGGCGTAGACGGTATGGGCCTTATGTTATGCCTGCTTACCGCCATCTCTTTCCCGCTGATTTTTATTACCATTTATACCCGTGAATACGAGCAGCCCAATGCCTTTTATGGTTTGATGCTGCTGTCGCAGGCCGGTCTGATGGGCGTGTTTACCGCTTATGACGCCCTGCTGTTCTACGTGTTCTGGGAGCTGGCGCTGATCCCCGTTTACTTCCTCTGCTCTATGTGGGGTGGTGAGAAAAGGATCGCCGTTACCTTTAAGTTCTTCATCTACACCTTTATCGGCTCGTTGCTGATGCTGGTGGGACTGATTTACATCTATACACAAACACAGTCGTTCGAGTGGAGCGCGTTTACCTCGCTCACTATGGCGCAGAATGAGCAGAGCTGGTTGTTCTGGCTGTTCTTCGTTGCCTTTGCGATCAAGATGCCTGTGTTCCCGTTCCATACCTGGCAGCCCGATACTTACGAGCAGTCGCCTACACCGGTAACAATGGTGCTTTCGGGCATCATGGTGAAGATGGGCCTGTTCGGTGTGGTGCGCTGGCTGTTGCCGGTATTACCACTCGGCGCGTACATGTGGGCGGAAGTAGCCATGGTACTGTCGATTATCGGCATCATCTACGCTTCCTGCATAGCGATGCTGCAGCAGGACATCAAAAAACTGATCGCTTATTCTTCTATCGCACACATCGGTCTCATGGCGGCGGCAATTTTCGCTAACAACGAACAGAGCCTCCAGGGCATGCAGGTGCAGATGTTTAACCACGGTATCAACATCATCGGCCTCTGGATCATCGTAGAGATCATCCAGCAAAGATTACATATCAAGAACCTGAACGAAATGGGCGGCATTGCCACGGTAGCACCACGTATGGCGATCTTCCTGGTGGTGATCAGCTTCGCGAATATCGCGCTGCCGCTTACCAACGGTTTTATTGGCGAGTTCCTGATGTTCAGCGGCCTGTTCCAGTATAACGTTTGGTTCGCCGCCGTAGCCTGTCTCGGTATCATCCTTTCCGCCGTGTACACACTCAACATGGTGCAGAAAGTGATTTTCGGCGAAGCGAATACCCTTACCGGTACCTTCACCGATCTTAAAGCCGGCGAAACATTCTCCCTGACCGTGATCGTGGCCATCATCCTGGTGCTGGGCGTATATCCTAAACCGCTGCTGGAACTGGTATCGCAGACAACCGTTTGGCTCGATAAAGTGATTTGATATTAGTTGATAAAGAACATACTAAAAGGATTTCGTAACGCAAGAATATGAACGCATTAATCTCTTCTGCTCTGTTTGGTGTTTGCCTGATGTTTATCGGGTTAGTTGTAAAGAACAAGCAAAGCATTAAATATTTTGCCATCCTCGGCGCAGCTATGTCCTTCGGGGCTAACCTGCTGGATTGCTACAACGTGGGCACCACCCTTTATGGCATGATCGAAGTGAGCAGCTTCTCCGTAGTATTCAACGGCGTGGCTATCGGCGCTACGATGTTGTACTTCCTCCTTTGCGGCAGCTCGTTCGAGAAAGTAGGTGAGCACGTAGCCGATTACTTTGCGCTGATGTTTTTTATCCTGGCGGGTATTACCATCGCCTCTTCTTTCAGCAACCTGTTGATGTTGTTCCTGGCGATCGAGATCATCTCCATCCCACAATACATCCTCGCAGGGGCCGATAAAAGGAACCAAAAGAGTAACGAAGCATCTTTAAAATACTTCCTGATGGGCTCCTTCTCCACCGGCATTTTGCTGATGGGTATCGCGCTTATCTACGGTGCCGCCGGCAGCTTCAACCTCGCTGAAATTGGTCTGGGTACCGGCGAACTGCATCCATTGTCGCTTTGCGGTATTATGCTGATGGCTTTCGCCCTTTCCTTTAAAGTGTCTGCCGCTCCCTTCCACTTCTGGACGCCTGATGTGTACGATGGCTCACCTACCGTATTCACTGCATTCATGGCCACCGTGGTAAAAGCGGGTAGCTTCGTCGCCTTCGCCCGTCTGTTCCACACTGCGTTTGCAGGAGGTTCCATCAGCGAACACTGGGGACTCATCATCGCGATCATCACCGCACTCACCCTGCTGATCGGTAACATTACCGCCGTATTCCAGCAGAGCGTGAAACGTATGCTGGCTTACTCCAGCATCGCGCAGGCAGGCTTTATGCTGTTTGCTGTAGTTGCGATGAACGAAACCGCTACCCAGGGTATTATCCTGTATGCAGCGGCATATAGTGTTGCGAGCATCGGCATCTTCGCCGTACTGCTGAAGCTGGGCGACTATACACTCGATGGCTTTAATGGCCTGGCTAAGTCTCAGCCGCTCATGGCTTTCGCTACTACCGTATTCCTGATGTCGCTGGCAGGCATCCCGCTTACCGCCGGCTTCTTTGCTAAATACTTCGTACTGGCTGCGGCTATCCAGCAAGGCGGTTTATTATGGCTGGTGATCCTCGCCGTATTGTGTGCTGCGGTAAGCGTGTACTACTACTTCCGCGTGATCATGGCCATGTACTTCAAATCAGGTACACCGCAGATCACCGAGCCAAGTGGCGGCTTTAAAGCCGGACTGGTACTGGCTGTGGCGATCGTAATCGTATTGGGTGTATATCCCAACCTGCTGCTTAACCTGTTATAATAGAAACACATTGATAGTAAAAAGAGGGATGCCTGCAGGTATCCCTCTTTTTATTTGTACGGGTAAGCATCCTGACCGAATTATCTTAACTTTAGGGTAACCCGCTTTTTATGAAATTCTTGGACACGTTTTATCTTGCACTCCGTTCCGTATTGGGTAACCGCCTGCGCACCTTTTTAACGGTGGCGATCATCGCTTTGGGCATCATGGCCCTGGTAGGCATCTTTACGGCAATTGAGAGCATTAAGTCCAGTATTTACGGCAGCTTTGCCAGCATGGGCGCTAACGGCTTCACCATCCGCAACCGCGAAATGATTGTTCGCATCGGCGGGGGAGGTGGTGCTACCAAAGGCACTAACACCACCCGCAGGCGTATCAAAACCTCCAACCGCAATAAAGTGATCCGTTACGAAGAGGCCATGGCCTTTAAGGAACGTTTTGCTTTTCCATCGATGGTGACGGTATCGTTCCGTGCGGGAGGTGGTATCACGGTGTATAGGGGACAACGAAAAACGAATCCGACGGTGAACGTAATGGGCGGCGATGAAAACTACCTTCGCTTTTCCGGGTACGATTTGCAGATGGGCCGCGACTTCAATACACTCGATATGCAATCCGCCCGCAACGTAGCCATACTTGGGATGGACGTGGCCAAGAAGCTGTACGGCGAAGACCTGAAAGATGTGGAGAACAGCACCGTGCGCGTAGGTAATGTGCGTTACCGCGTGATAGGGGTGCTGAAGGCAAAGGGCAGCAGTGGATTTATGAGTGCAGATAACGTGGTGCTTACCACCGTGGCCAATACCCGGCGCGTGTTCATTCGTCCGAATGCATCCTACAACATTGGCGTAAACGTGAACAACATCAGCCAGATCGACGTGGCGATGGGCGAGGCCACGGGCCTCATGCGCATCATCCGTAAATTGTCGCTCGATGAAGAAAATAACTTCTACCTCAGTAAAAGCGATAGCCTGGCAGAGATCCTGTTCAAAAGTTTAAGCAACGTGACTTATGCCGCCATCCTCATCGGTTTTATCACCCTGTTCGGTTCTTCTATCGGGTTGATGAATATTATGCTGGTAGCTGTAGCAGAGCGTACCCGCGAGATCGGCGTTACAAAGGCATTAGGGGCTA
This genomic interval from Chitinophaga horti contains the following:
- a CDS encoding complex I subunit 4 family protein, producing the protein MLTVLLILIPLVAGLIAFGLKGTGAKVLSLIASIATLAVGVGAWAQFGSQGAESLRFTAEWIPQLGSQFNVGVDGMGLMLCLLTAISFPLIFITIYTREYEQPNAFYGLMLLSQAGLMGVFTAYDALLFYVFWELALIPVYFLCSMWGGEKRIAVTFKFFIYTFIGSLLMLVGLIYIYTQTQSFEWSAFTSLTMAQNEQSWLFWLFFVAFAIKMPVFPFHTWQPDTYEQSPTPVTMVLSGIMVKMGLFGVVRWLLPVLPLGAYMWAEVAMVLSIIGIIYASCIAMLQQDIKKLIAYSSIAHIGLMAAAIFANNEQSLQGMQVQMFNHGINIIGLWIIVEIIQQRLHIKNLNEMGGIATVAPRMAIFLVVISFANIALPLTNGFIGEFLMFSGLFQYNVWFAAVACLGIILSAVYTLNMVQKVIFGEANTLTGTFTDLKAGETFSLTVIVAIILVLGVYPKPLLELVSQTTVWLDKVI
- a CDS encoding NADH-quinone oxidoreductase subunit N, translated to MNALISSALFGVCLMFIGLVVKNKQSIKYFAILGAAMSFGANLLDCYNVGTTLYGMIEVSSFSVVFNGVAIGATMLYFLLCGSSFEKVGEHVADYFALMFFILAGITIASSFSNLLMLFLAIEIISIPQYILAGADKRNQKSNEASLKYFLMGSFSTGILLMGIALIYGAAGSFNLAEIGLGTGELHPLSLCGIMLMAFALSFKVSAAPFHFWTPDVYDGSPTVFTAFMATVVKAGSFVAFARLFHTAFAGGSISEHWGLIIAIITALTLLIGNITAVFQQSVKRMLAYSSIAQAGFMLFAVVAMNETATQGIILYAAAYSVASIGIFAVLLKLGDYTLDGFNGLAKSQPLMAFATTVFLMSLAGIPLTAGFFAKYFVLAAAIQQGGLLWLVILAVLCAAVSVYYYFRVIMAMYFKSGTPQITEPSGGFKAGLVLAVAIVIVLGVYPNLLLNLL
- a CDS encoding ABC transporter permease; translation: MKFLDTFYLALRSVLGNRLRTFLTVAIIALGIMALVGIFTAIESIKSSIYGSFASMGANGFTIRNREMIVRIGGGGGATKGTNTTRRRIKTSNRNKVIRYEEAMAFKERFAFPSMVTVSFRAGGGITVYRGQRKTNPTVNVMGGDENYLRFSGYDLQMGRDFNTLDMQSARNVAILGMDVAKKLYGEDLKDVENSTVRVGNVRYRVIGVLKAKGSSGFMSADNVVLTTVANTRRVFIRPNASYNIGVNVNNISQIDVAMGEATGLMRIIRKLSLDEENNFYLSKSDSLAEILFKSLSNVTYAAILIGFITLFGSSIGLMNIMLVAVAERTREIGVTKALGATSSTIRMQFLLEAVVISVMGGLFGVILGMLVGNLVSLLLGSSFIIPWLWITLGILLCATVGLISGLYPALKASRLDPIVALRYE